A genomic region of Streptomyces rimosus contains the following coding sequences:
- a CDS encoding DUF4232 domain-containing protein, translating to MRTHPTNSHHPTNPHHPRRPATTSATLLTTTAATLVTLVTLTTTASAASAPTPTTPTTPTKPTATSAIRPCPESALKITASAVTSQRPDVLRISANNRSVTPCVIDRIPTVTFGDLDGAAQPDPPAESAPYRLAPGATAYATVRTVTGEPSPSTRTVGFITVAADPAHQGRRFDAAALGAPNDIRVWSPTTTWWRPTAG from the coding sequence ATGCGCACCCACCCCACGAACTCCCACCACCCCACGAACCCCCACCACCCCCGCCGACCCGCCACCACCTCCGCCACCCTCCTCACCACCACAGCCGCAACTCTCGTGACCCTCGTCACCCTCACGACCACCGCCTCAGCCGCCTCAGCCCCCACCCCCACAACTCCCACCACCCCCACCAAACCCACAGCCACCTCGGCAATCCGCCCCTGCCCCGAATCCGCCCTGAAGATCACCGCGTCCGCCGTCACCTCTCAGCGCCCCGACGTCCTGCGCATCAGCGCCAACAACCGCAGCGTCACCCCTTGCGTCATCGACCGCATCCCCACCGTGACCTTCGGCGACCTGGACGGCGCGGCGCAGCCCGACCCGCCCGCCGAGAGCGCCCCGTACCGCCTCGCTCCGGGGGCCACCGCGTACGCGACGGTCCGTACGGTCACCGGCGAGCCGTCCCCGTCCACCCGCACCGTCGGCTTCATCACCGTCGCCGCCGATCCGGCCCACCAGGGCCGCCGCTTCGACGCCGCGGCCCTGGGCGCGCCCAACGACATCCGCGTCTGGTCGCCGACCACGACCTGGTGGCGCCCGACCGCCGGTTGA
- the recQ gene encoding DNA helicase RecQ, with amino-acid sequence MAPEAGETVDDASGAVGVLRRVFGYDAFRGEQQAIIEHVITGGDAVVLMPTGGGKSLCYQIPALVRPGVGVVISPLIALMQDQVDALRALGVRAGFLNSTQDFDERRMVEAEFLSGELDLLYLAPERLRVEQTLSLLDRGKISLFAIDEAHCVAQWGHDFRPDYLALSMLRERWPEVPRMALTATATEATHQEITTRLGMENARHFVASFDRPNIQYRIAGKSDPKKQLLELLRTEHAGDAGIVYCLSRASVEKTAEFLVQNGITALPYHAGLEARTRAEHQARFLREDGVVVVATIAFGMGIDKPDVRFVAHLDLPKSVEGYYQETGRAGRDGQPSTAWLAYGLQDVVQQRKMIDGSDGDDAHRRRLSAHLDAMLALCETVECRRVRLLAYFGQESGPCGNCDTCLTPPQTWDGTVPAQKLLSTVVRLQRERKQKFGAGQIIDILLGKKTAKVIQFDHDTLSVFGIGSDLREAEWRGVIRQLLAQRLLAVEGDYGTLVLTEESGEVLRGRREVLMRREPEKTAKAAKAAKAAKGRRAAPVDLPEEAVPVFEELRAWRGRTAKEQGVPAYVIFHDATLREIATARPASLAALGTVNGVGENKLAKYGEQILEVLAGQGAAAAGAPVGGASAAGAAGAGATAAGAPAADGSGGGFIDELGWDEPDWGEPPFEEE; translated from the coding sequence ATGGCTCCCGAGGCCGGGGAAACGGTGGACGACGCCAGTGGCGCGGTGGGCGTCCTGCGGCGGGTATTCGGTTACGACGCGTTCCGCGGGGAACAGCAAGCGATCATCGAGCACGTCATAACGGGCGGCGACGCGGTCGTACTGATGCCGACCGGCGGCGGGAAATCCCTCTGCTACCAGATTCCGGCACTGGTGCGGCCCGGGGTCGGTGTGGTGATCTCGCCGCTGATCGCGCTGATGCAGGACCAGGTCGACGCGCTGCGGGCGCTGGGGGTCCGGGCCGGGTTCCTGAATTCCACGCAGGACTTCGACGAGCGGCGGATGGTGGAGGCCGAGTTCCTCTCCGGGGAGTTGGACCTGCTGTATCTGGCGCCGGAGCGGCTGCGTGTGGAGCAGACGCTGAGCCTGCTGGACCGGGGCAAGATCTCCCTGTTCGCGATCGACGAGGCGCACTGTGTCGCGCAGTGGGGCCACGACTTCCGGCCGGACTACCTGGCCCTGTCGATGCTGCGCGAGCGGTGGCCCGAGGTGCCGCGGATGGCGCTGACGGCGACGGCCACGGAGGCCACGCACCAGGAGATCACCACGCGGCTGGGTATGGAGAATGCCCGGCATTTCGTGGCCAGTTTCGACCGGCCGAACATTCAGTACCGTATCGCCGGCAAGAGCGACCCGAAGAAGCAGCTGCTGGAATTGCTGCGCACCGAGCATGCCGGTGACGCCGGAATCGTGTACTGCCTCTCGCGCGCCTCGGTGGAAAAGACCGCCGAATTCCTGGTGCAGAACGGGATCACGGCGCTCCCGTACCACGCGGGCCTGGAAGCGCGGACGCGCGCGGAACACCAGGCGCGATTTCTGCGGGAGGACGGGGTGGTGGTCGTCGCCACCATCGCGTTCGGGATGGGCATCGACAAGCCGGACGTACGGTTCGTCGCCCACCTCGACCTGCCGAAATCGGTGGAGGGCTATTACCAGGAAACGGGGCGCGCGGGGCGGGACGGCCAGCCGTCCACGGCGTGGCTGGCCTACGGGCTCCAGGACGTGGTCCAGCAGCGCAAGATGATCGACGGGTCGGACGGCGACGACGCCCACCGCAGGCGGCTGTCGGCGCACCTCGACGCGATGCTGGCGCTGTGCGAGACGGTGGAATGCCGGCGGGTGCGGCTGCTCGCGTACTTCGGGCAGGAGAGCGGCCCGTGCGGGAACTGCGACACGTGCCTGACGCCGCCGCAGACGTGGGACGGCACGGTGCCCGCGCAGAAGCTCCTCTCCACGGTGGTGCGGTTGCAGCGGGAGCGGAAGCAGAAGTTCGGCGCCGGGCAGATCATCGACATCCTGCTGGGGAAGAAGACCGCGAAGGTCATCCAGTTCGATCATGACACGCTGAGCGTCTTCGGGATCGGGAGCGATCTCCGCGAGGCCGAATGGCGGGGCGTGATACGGCAGTTGCTGGCGCAGCGGCTGCTCGCGGTGGAGGGCGACTATGGCACGCTGGTGCTCACCGAGGAGAGCGGTGAGGTGCTGCGGGGGCGGCGCGAGGTGCTGATGCGGCGCGAGCCGGAGAAGACGGCCAAGGCCGCCAAGGCCGCGAAGGCGGCCAAGGGGCGGCGCGCGGCGCCGGTGGACCTGCCGGAGGAGGCCGTGCCGGTCTTCGAGGAGCTGCGGGCCTGGCGGGGCCGTACGGCCAAGGAGCAGGGCGTACCGGCGTACGTGATCTTCCACGACGCCACGCTGCGCGAGATCGCCACGGCCCGCCCGGCGAGCCTGGCCGCACTCGGCACGGTGAACGGCGTGGGCGAGAACAAGCTGGCGAAGTACGGCGAGCAGATCTTGGAGGTGCTGGCGGGGCAGGGTGCGGCTGCGGCGGGGGCGCCGGTCGGGGGCGCGTCGGC